From a single Bradyrhizobium sediminis genomic region:
- the fliL gene encoding flagellar basal body-associated protein FliL gives MADNDQMEGGADGGEAAAPAPKGKLKLIIAVLGLFAIIGGGAGAWLLFFKGGHGEEKHAEASPAAKPAVFMDVPDMLVNLVGLPGERVQYLKVKVVLEVREEKQVEAIKPAMPRVTDIFQTYLRELRPADLYGSAGLFRLKEELTKRVNVAVAPNTVSAVLFKEIVVQ, from the coding sequence ATGGCAGACAACGATCAGATGGAAGGCGGCGCTGACGGCGGCGAAGCCGCGGCTCCGGCCCCGAAGGGCAAGCTCAAGCTGATCATCGCGGTCCTCGGCCTGTTCGCCATCATCGGCGGCGGCGCCGGGGCCTGGTTGCTCTTCTTCAAGGGCGGCCACGGCGAGGAAAAGCACGCCGAGGCTTCGCCGGCGGCGAAGCCGGCCGTGTTCATGGATGTGCCGGACATGCTGGTCAATCTGGTCGGGCTGCCCGGTGAGCGCGTGCAATACCTCAAGGTCAAGGTCGTGCTCGAGGTCAGGGAAGAAAAGCAGGTCGAGGCGATCAAGCCGGCGATGCCGCGCGTCACCGACATCTTCCAGACCTACCTGCGCGAGCTGCGGCCGGCCGATCTCTACGGCTCCGCCGGCCTGTTTCGCCTCAAGGAAGAACTGACCAAGCGGGTCAACGTGGCGGTCGCGCCGAATACGGTCTCGGCCGTGTTGTTCAAGGAAATTGTCGTCCAGTGA
- the fliP gene encoding flagellar type III secretion system pore protein FliP (The bacterial flagellar biogenesis protein FliP forms a type III secretion system (T3SS)-type pore required for flagellar assembly.): MRSATVPRRVLFFASLIAAGSLIDPALAQDISINLGGGGGGVTERAIQLIALLTILSVAPSILIMMTSFTRIVVVLSLLRTALGTATAPPNSVIIALAMFLTAFVMGPVLQKSYDDGIKPLVANQIGVEDALQRASVPLRGFMQKNVREKDLRLFMDLSREPPPATPEDLSLRILVPAFMISELKRAFEIGFLLFLPFLIIDLVVASVLMSMGMMMLPPVVVSLPFKLIFFVLVDGWSLVAGSLVQSYGG; the protein is encoded by the coding sequence GTGAGATCGGCGACAGTCCCGCGTAGAGTTCTATTTTTTGCAAGCTTGATCGCCGCCGGATCGCTGATCGATCCGGCGCTGGCGCAGGATATCAGCATCAATCTCGGCGGCGGTGGCGGCGGCGTCACCGAGCGCGCGATCCAGTTGATCGCGCTGCTGACCATCCTGTCGGTCGCGCCGTCGATCCTGATCATGATGACGTCGTTCACCCGGATCGTGGTGGTGCTGTCGCTGTTGCGCACCGCCTTGGGTACCGCGACCGCGCCGCCGAACTCCGTGATCATTGCGCTGGCGATGTTCCTGACCGCGTTCGTGATGGGCCCGGTGCTGCAGAAATCCTATGACGACGGCATCAAGCCGCTCGTCGCCAACCAGATCGGGGTCGAGGACGCGCTGCAGCGCGCTTCGGTGCCGTTGCGCGGCTTCATGCAGAAGAACGTGCGCGAAAAGGATTTGCGGCTGTTCATGGACCTGTCGCGCGAGCCGCCGCCGGCGACGCCGGAAGACCTGTCGCTGCGCATCCTGGTGCCGGCCTTCATGATCTCCGAACTGAAGCGCGCATTCGAGATCGGCTTCCTGTTGTTCCTCCCCTTCCTGATCATCGACCTCGTGGTCGCCTCGGTGCTGATGTCGATGGGCATGATGATGCTGCCGCCGGTCGTGGTGTCGCTGCCGTTCAAGCTGATCTTCTTCGTGCTGGTCGACGGCTGGTCGCTGGTGGCAGGGAGTTTGGTGCAGAGTTACGGGGGGTAG
- a CDS encoding Bug family tripartite tricarboxylate transporter substrate binding protein, translating into MEALPECVPAHHSEVRCRNPIVPIKVAGGDMVQLSKRIVAVALVLVAMATPAAAQEWPGKTITLVVPFSAGGGIDASARLQAVALGEILGQTIIVENVGAAAGTVGSARVAKAEPDGYTLLIGNTGTHAYSQSLYKKPPYDAAKDFEPVGLVSESPRILVVRKDLPVNNLQEFIAYAKANQSKMQYGSAGVGSGTHLPCALLNMAMGVDITHIPFRGAGPAMQDLIGGRIDYMCDTIQTGVAQVRGGTVKAIAVMSPKRVPIVPDLATTGEQGLQDVEATVWNGFFFPKGTPQPIVRKMNKALGDMIARADMRQKLEALGLSIVPPEQRTPEYLARYLPQEIERWGKVIRAGSISMD; encoded by the coding sequence ATGGAGGCGCTTCCTGAATGCGTTCCGGCGCATCATAGTGAAGTGCGATGCCGTAATCCAATCGTTCCAATCAAGGTTGCGGGAGGAGACATGGTGCAGCTTTCGAAACGGATTGTTGCGGTTGCGTTGGTGCTCGTCGCCATGGCCACGCCGGCGGCCGCACAGGAGTGGCCTGGCAAGACCATCACGCTGGTCGTTCCATTCTCTGCCGGCGGCGGCATCGACGCCAGTGCGCGCCTGCAGGCGGTGGCGCTTGGCGAAATCCTGGGACAGACGATCATCGTGGAGAACGTTGGAGCTGCGGCCGGGACCGTCGGCAGCGCCCGTGTCGCCAAGGCGGAGCCCGACGGATACACATTGTTGATCGGCAACACGGGCACCCACGCCTACAGCCAATCGCTTTACAAGAAACCGCCCTATGACGCCGCCAAGGATTTCGAGCCGGTTGGGCTGGTTTCGGAATCGCCGCGGATTTTGGTCGTACGCAAGGATCTGCCGGTGAACAACCTGCAGGAATTCATCGCCTACGCGAAGGCAAACCAAAGCAAGATGCAATATGGCTCCGCCGGGGTGGGCTCCGGCACGCATCTGCCTTGTGCGCTGCTGAATATGGCGATGGGCGTCGACATCACGCACATACCCTTTCGCGGCGCCGGCCCGGCGATGCAGGACCTTATCGGAGGACGCATCGATTATATGTGCGACACCATCCAGACCGGGGTGGCGCAGGTCAGGGGCGGTACGGTCAAGGCCATCGCCGTCATGTCGCCAAAGCGCGTGCCGATCGTTCCCGACCTGGCGACGACCGGTGAACAGGGGCTCCAGGACGTCGAGGCCACGGTCTGGAACGGCTTCTTCTTTCCGAAGGGGACACCTCAGCCGATCGTGCGCAAGATGAACAAGGCGCTGGGTGACATGATCGCCCGCGCCGATATGCGGCAGAAGCTGGAGGCTCTCGGACTTTCGATCGTTCCGCCCGAGCAACGCACGCCGGAATATCTTGCAAGGTACCTGCCGCAGGAGATCGAGCGCTGGGGCAAGGTTATTCGGGCCGGCTCAATCAGCATGGATTAG
- a CDS encoding DUF6468 domain-containing protein gives MSHSFGIVIESLVAVLLLLTIGYCMLLNTRLKRLKADEHSLKATIGELITATEIAERAIGGLKHTVRDVNENLGNQLTAAAQMSQQLKKHLAEGDNVIRRLSKIALAARPLSELEPVAPAAPRVSSAKAVAAAAQAFSERRRSDGLAA, from the coding sequence ATGAGTCATTCATTTGGAATTGTGATCGAGAGCCTGGTGGCGGTGCTGCTGCTGCTGACGATCGGCTATTGCATGCTGCTGAACACCAGGCTGAAGCGGCTGAAGGCGGACGAGCATTCGCTGAAGGCGACGATCGGGGAACTGATCACCGCCACCGAAATCGCCGAGCGCGCCATCGGCGGCCTCAAACACACCGTTCGCGACGTCAACGAGAATCTCGGCAACCAACTGACCGCGGCGGCCCAGATGTCGCAGCAGCTGAAGAAACATCTCGCCGAAGGCGACAACGTCATCCGCCGACTGTCCAAGATCGCGCTCGCCGCAAGGCCGTTGTCCGAATTGGAACCGGTGGCGCCGGCGGCTCCCAGGGTATCGTCGGCCAAGGCGGTTGCCGCGGCGGCGCAGGCGTTCTCCGAGCGCAGAAGGTCTGATGGCCTGGCTGCATGA
- a CDS encoding MotE family protein has product MKSFRDIRVIPVVLIAILGLAVLKVAGLVIDGGYVFDYQPHSTQKSWAQETLNFPVGGKSDPADITGSVAAKKEEAPKPTAAPPEVTKPDGVAVRPEQSAPVSASERAILERLQQRRQELEARAREIDIRESLLKSAEKRIETKVEELKAVESRISTAAGQRSEADAARFKGIITMYEGMKPKDAAKVFDRLEMGVLFEIASQIAPRKMSDILGLMQPEAAERLTVELARRAGSDKSAAMTELPKIEGKMLQQKSN; this is encoded by the coding sequence ATGAAATCCTTTCGTGACATTCGCGTTATCCCGGTCGTCCTGATCGCGATCCTCGGCCTTGCCGTGCTCAAGGTCGCCGGACTGGTGATCGATGGCGGTTACGTGTTCGACTATCAGCCGCACAGCACCCAGAAATCCTGGGCGCAGGAAACCCTGAACTTTCCGGTCGGAGGTAAATCCGATCCCGCCGACATCACCGGTTCGGTCGCGGCGAAGAAGGAGGAGGCTCCCAAGCCCACCGCCGCGCCGCCGGAAGTGACCAAGCCCGACGGCGTCGCAGTCCGTCCGGAACAGAGCGCGCCGGTGTCGGCATCGGAGCGCGCGATCCTTGAACGGCTGCAACAGCGCCGGCAGGAACTGGAGGCGCGTGCGCGCGAAATCGACATTCGCGAGAGCCTGCTCAAGTCAGCCGAAAAGCGGATCGAAACCAAGGTCGAGGAGCTGAAGGCGGTCGAATCGCGGATCAGCACCGCAGCCGGGCAAAGGAGCGAGGCCGACGCCGCCCGTTTCAAGGGCATCATCACCATGTATGAGGGCATGAAGCCGAAGGATGCCGCCAAGGTGTTCGACCGGCTCGAGATGGGAGTGCTGTTCGAAATCGCCTCGCAGATCGCGCCGCGCAAGATGTCCGATATTCTCGGCCTGATGCAGCCGGAAGCGGCCGAGCGGTTGACGGTCGAACTGGCGCGCCGCGCCGGATCGGACAAGTCCGCCGCCATGACCGAATTGCCGAAAATCGAGGGCAAGATGCTGCAGCAAAAGTCCAATTAG
- the fliM gene encoding flagellar motor switch protein FliM, whose translation MAGNPLDDQDAIAAQWEASLDSEDPAEAAAAAAANEISGTMALQWAAMVEDGSRDFGGGKNGGERVLSQEEIDNLLGFSVGEVNLDDNSGIRAIIDSAMVSYERLPMLEIVFDRLVRLMTTSLRNFTSDNVEVSLDRITSVRFGDYMNSIPLPAVLSVFKAEEWENFGLATVDSSLIYSMIDVLLGGRRGQTSLRIEGRPYTTIETNLVKRLVEVVLADAEQAFRPLSPVKFTIDRLETNPRFAAISRPANAAILVRLRIDMEDRGGNIELLLPYATIEPIRAVLLQMFMGEKFGRDPIWEGHFATEVAQAQISVDAVLYEADIPLKQLMKLKVGDTLPLEMRADALVAVRCGSVTLTEGRMGRVGDRVAIRVTKQLRKPNTTFAMFEKADEQTKLMEAQ comes from the coding sequence ATGGCGGGCAATCCACTCGACGACCAGGACGCAATCGCAGCCCAATGGGAAGCGAGCCTGGATTCCGAGGATCCGGCGGAAGCCGCGGCCGCGGCCGCCGCCAACGAAATCTCCGGCACCATGGCGCTGCAGTGGGCCGCGATGGTCGAAGATGGCAGTCGCGACTTCGGCGGCGGCAAGAACGGCGGCGAGCGCGTCCTGTCGCAGGAGGAAATCGACAATCTGCTCGGCTTCTCCGTCGGCGAAGTCAATCTCGACGACAATTCCGGCATTCGCGCCATCATCGATTCGGCGATGGTCTCCTACGAGCGTCTGCCGATGCTCGAAATCGTCTTCGACCGCCTGGTGCGGCTGATGACCACTTCCTTGCGCAACTTCACCAGCGACAACGTCGAAGTCTCGCTCGATCGCATCACCTCGGTGCGGTTCGGCGACTACATGAATTCGATCCCGCTGCCGGCGGTGCTCAGCGTATTCAAGGCCGAGGAGTGGGAGAATTTCGGCCTCGCCACGGTGGACTCGAGTCTGATCTATTCGATGATCGACGTTCTGCTCGGCGGCCGCCGCGGCCAGACCTCGCTGCGCATCGAGGGCCGGCCCTATACGACGATCGAAACCAATCTGGTCAAGAGGCTGGTCGAAGTCGTGCTGGCCGACGCCGAGCAGGCGTTCCGGCCGCTGTCGCCGGTCAAGTTCACGATCGACCGGCTGGAAACCAATCCGCGCTTCGCCGCCATCAGCCGGCCCGCCAATGCCGCGATCCTGGTGCGGCTGCGCATCGACATGGAAGACCGCGGCGGCAATATCGAACTGCTGCTGCCTTACGCGACCATCGAACCGATCCGCGCCGTTCTGCTGCAGATGTTCATGGGCGAGAAATTCGGCCGTGATCCGATCTGGGAAGGACATTTCGCCACGGAAGTGGCGCAGGCGCAGATCTCGGTCGATGCCGTGCTCTATGAGGCCGATATCCCGCTCAAGCAGCTGATGAAGCTGAAGGTCGGCGACACCCTGCCGCTCGAAATGCGCGCCGACGCGCTGGTCGCGGTGCGTTGCGGCAGCGTCACCCTGACCGAAGGGCGGATGGGGCGCGTCGGCGATCGGGTCGCCATTCGCGTCACCAAACAGCTCCGCAAGCCGAATACCACCTTCGCGATGTTCGAGAAGGCCGATGAGCAAACCAAGTTGATGGAGGCCCAATGA
- a CDS encoding tetratricopeptide repeat protein, whose protein sequence is MARTAAAGFWSRRRACARTARRCPGRTSWLAAGLVLFGLTSPGLAQTEPVRGAATFSAAGGYARLVLKLAEDVESDVSTAGSILVIRFKRPVDIPVEKLSDAVPDYVGSARRDPDGSAIRLSLARRVTINTMTAGERVFVDLLPDTWTGPPPALPAEVVRELSERARAAERALRQQRAAALAQKRSPIRVRASVQPTFVRFVFEMPDGVGVSSVLNDQKLSLLFNAALNFDLADAKLAAPSNIASIDQKVEGDTSAVQVTLIGDVDVHSFREEKNYIIDVAFQQPQTPPAPVADTSHAPATAAPATAPPAAKPVEPLASRQASEIVPPTSEMIAKQAKIEINPEAAPKSVPAPESPQPAPPSNEMPKEAPAPAAEAPAIMAPVASGPAPEIKAPPAIQAQPVVQAPPAVAAGEAAATVSARRDSDGLRLTFAFATVTPAAAFRRADTVWLVFDTTKPIDIAPIRSKGGALLGDVSRIPLDKGQAIRIRLSRPQMPSLSGDDQGGSGWTLTFADTIQAPPQPLVVVRNITDPALANVTVPLSRPGLLHRLTDPDAGDTLLVVTAPLPVRGFIKRHDFVEMSLLESIHGVAIHPNSEDVRAEVAPDKVIIGRPGGLTLSSADSAAERATTAVRPIFDVAEWRKNQAEDFITRRDALIAAAGALEPHRRTQARLDLARFYMSRGMYPEARGAADLALADVKSGSEDPIALMVRAVASIAMGRPEQGLKELANPVIGSNYDSQLWKALGLARQGKWSEAREKFKNVEFAITSLPIELQRIVISEAMRASLEVRDFSGAAKRGSDLQVVGIPPEMKPAMAVLHGRLAEALGHDKDAEGEYKAAIESSDRAAAAEARLLNVFLRQRREEISQADALRELETLSVTWRGDAVEIRTLQMLARIYTDTGRYGESLAAAKTATKMEPNSEISRAAQDAAATLFAQIYLSPKGDDLPPVDALAMFYEFSELTPIGRRGDEMIRRLADRLVGVDLLDQAAELLQYQIDKRLEGAARAQVAARLAMVYLTNRKPDRAISALHTTRIADLSGELRQQRLLLEARAQSDVGRHDLALDIISNISGREAIRLRSDIYWASRRWREASEQIELYYADRWRDFKPLNAVEKGDVIRAVVGYALADDAIGLARFREKYAPLMSGEADRAAFETASTPAAASSAEFVAIAKMAASVDTLDGFLREMKGRFPDATARAPSPPGTAKGEPVHTGSLPRIIGLTRADAKRW, encoded by the coding sequence ATGGCGCGAACGGCTGCCGCTGGATTCTGGTCGCGACGCCGTGCTTGCGCGCGGACGGCGCGGCGTTGTCCCGGCCGGACGTCATGGCTCGCCGCCGGGCTGGTCCTGTTCGGCCTGACCTCGCCCGGTCTGGCCCAGACCGAGCCGGTGAGGGGAGCCGCGACGTTTTCGGCTGCCGGCGGCTACGCCCGGCTGGTTCTCAAGCTCGCCGAGGACGTCGAGTCCGACGTGTCCACCGCCGGCTCCATCCTCGTGATCCGGTTCAAGCGCCCGGTGGATATTCCGGTCGAAAAACTGTCCGACGCGGTGCCCGATTATGTCGGGTCGGCGCGGCGCGATCCCGATGGCTCGGCGATCCGGCTGTCGCTGGCGCGGAGGGTGACCATCAACACCATGACGGCGGGTGAGCGGGTGTTCGTCGACCTGTTGCCCGACACATGGACCGGCCCGCCGCCGGCGCTGCCTGCCGAAGTGGTGCGCGAATTGTCCGAGCGCGCGCGGGCCGCCGAGCGCGCTCTGCGCCAGCAGCGCGCGGCCGCGCTGGCCCAGAAGCGGTCGCCGATTCGCGTCCGCGCCTCGGTGCAGCCGACCTTCGTCCGCTTCGTGTTCGAAATGCCCGACGGCGTCGGCGTCTCCAGCGTGCTGAACGACCAGAAACTGTCGCTGCTGTTCAACGCCGCACTCAACTTCGATCTGGCGGACGCCAAGCTGGCGGCGCCGTCGAACATCGCCTCGATCGATCAGAAGGTCGAAGGCGACACTTCCGCGGTGCAAGTCACGCTGATCGGCGACGTCGACGTTCATTCCTTCCGCGAGGAGAAGAACTACATCATCGACGTTGCTTTCCAGCAGCCGCAAACGCCGCCGGCGCCGGTCGCCGATACCTCGCATGCTCCGGCGACAGCCGCTCCGGCGACAGCCCCCCCGGCCGCGAAGCCCGTCGAGCCTCTGGCGTCCCGGCAGGCGAGCGAGATCGTGCCGCCGACGTCGGAGATGATCGCGAAGCAGGCGAAGATCGAAATCAATCCCGAGGCGGCGCCGAAGAGCGTGCCCGCGCCGGAATCGCCGCAGCCCGCGCCGCCATCGAATGAGATGCCCAAGGAGGCGCCGGCTCCCGCCGCCGAAGCCCCGGCCATAATGGCGCCCGTTGCTTCCGGACCGGCGCCGGAGATCAAGGCGCCGCCGGCAATTCAAGCACAGCCGGTCGTTCAGGCCCCGCCGGCCGTGGCGGCCGGCGAAGCGGCTGCGACCGTCAGCGCCAGGCGGGACAGCGATGGCCTGCGGCTGACGTTTGCCTTCGCCACGGTGACGCCCGCGGCGGCGTTTCGCCGCGCCGACACCGTCTGGCTGGTGTTCGATACGACGAAGCCGATCGACATCGCGCCGATCCGCAGCAAGGGCGGGGCGCTGCTGGGCGATGTGAGCCGGATCCCGCTCGACAAGGGACAGGCGATCCGCATCCGCCTCAGCCGCCCGCAAATGCCGTCGCTGAGCGGCGACGATCAGGGCGGCTCGGGCTGGACGCTCACCTTCGCCGATACGATACAGGCGCCCCCGCAGCCGCTGGTGGTGGTCCGGAACATCACCGATCCAGCGCTCGCCAATGTCACCGTTCCCTTGTCCAGGCCCGGCCTGCTGCATCGGCTTACCGATCCGGATGCCGGCGATACGCTGCTGGTAGTCACCGCGCCGCTGCCGGTCCGCGGCTTCATCAAGCGGCATGATTTTGTCGAGATGTCGCTGCTGGAGTCGATCCACGGCGTCGCCATCCATCCCAATTCCGAAGACGTCCGCGCCGAGGTCGCGCCCGACAAGGTCATCATCGGCAGGCCCGGCGGCCTGACGCTGTCATCGGCCGACTCCGCCGCCGAGCGGGCGACCACCGCGGTGCGGCCGATTTTCGATGTCGCCGAATGGCGGAAGAACCAGGCGGAGGACTTTATCACGCGCCGGGATGCGCTGATCGCCGCGGCAGGTGCGCTCGAGCCCCATCGGCGCACGCAGGCCCGGCTCGACCTTGCCCGCTTCTACATGTCGCGCGGGATGTATCCGGAGGCCAGAGGTGCTGCCGATCTCGCGCTCGCCGACGTCAAGTCGGGATCGGAAGATCCGATCGCTTTGATGGTGCGGGCGGTCGCGAGCATCGCGATGGGCCGCCCCGAACAGGGCCTGAAGGAACTTGCCAATCCCGTGATCGGATCGAATTACGATTCGCAGCTGTGGAAGGCGCTCGGCCTGGCGCGGCAGGGCAAGTGGTCGGAAGCGCGGGAGAAATTCAAGAACGTCGAATTCGCCATCACCTCGCTGCCGATCGAACTGCAGCGCATCGTGATTTCGGAGGCGATGCGGGCTTCCCTCGAGGTCAGGGATTTTTCCGGCGCCGCCAAACGCGGCAGCGATCTGCAGGTGGTCGGCATCCCGCCCGAGATGAAGCCGGCGATGGCGGTGCTGCACGGCCGGCTGGCCGAGGCTCTCGGCCACGACAAGGATGCCGAGGGCGAATACAAGGCCGCGATCGAATCTTCCGACCGCGCCGCCGCGGCCGAAGCCAGGCTGCTCAATGTCTTCCTGCGCCAGCGGCGCGAGGAGATCAGCCAGGCCGACGCCTTGCGTGAACTCGAGACGCTGTCGGTGACGTGGCGCGGCGACGCGGTCGAGATCCGGACGCTGCAGATGCTGGCGCGCATCTACACCGATACCGGCCGCTACGGCGAATCGCTGGCGGCGGCCAAGACCGCGACCAAGATGGAGCCGAATTCGGAAATTTCGCGGGCTGCGCAGGATGCGGCGGCGACGCTGTTTGCGCAGATCTATCTCAGCCCGAAGGGCGACGATCTTCCGCCGGTCGACGCGCTTGCGATGTTCTACGAATTCAGCGAACTGACACCGATCGGACGGCGCGGCGACGAGATGATCCGCCGGCTCGCCGACCGGCTGGTCGGGGTCGACCTGCTCGATCAGGCCGCCGAACTCCTGCAATATCAGATCGACAAGCGGCTGGAGGGCGCGGCGCGCGCCCAGGTCGCGGCGCGTCTGGCCATGGTCTACCTGACCAACCGCAAGCCGGATCGCGCGATATCGGCGCTTCACACCACGCGGATCGCGGACCTTTCCGGCGAACTGCGCCAGCAACGGCTGCTGTTGGAGGCGCGCGCCCAGAGCGACGTCGGCCGCCATGACCTGGCGCTCGACATCATCTCGAACATCAGCGGCCGCGAAGCGATCCGGCTGCGCTCCGACATCTACTGGGCGTCGCGGCGCTGGCGCGAGGCCTCCGAGCAGATCGAGCTGTATTACGCCGATCGCTGGCGCGACTTCAAACCGCTGAACGCGGTGGAGAAGGGCGACGTGATCCGCGCGGTGGTCGGATACGCGCTGGCCGACGACGCCATCGGCTTGGCGCGCTTCCGCGAAAAATATGCGCCGCTGATGAGCGGCGAAGCTGACCGGGCCGCGTTCGAGACCGCCAGCACGCCGGCCGCCGCCAGCAGCGCGGAATTCGTGGCGATCGCGAAAATGGCGGCCAGCGTCGACACGCTGGACGGCTTCCTGCGGGAAATGAAGGGCCGCTTCCCGGATGCGACCGCACGGGCGCCGTCGCCGCCGGGAACCGCGAAGGGAGAGCCGGTCCACACCGGTTCGCTGCCCCGGATCATCGGATTGACGCGGGCCGACGCCAAGCGGTGGTAG